In Oryzias latipes chromosome 10, ASM223467v1, the genomic window GTGAAGGAAAAATCCCTCAAGTGCAGCCGTGGTAATGTGAAGTTTTATGTTGAACTGGTTTATAAAAAGAGTTTTGTTGataactttaaatgtttaacactctgaaaataaataaaaaagatacatttagGGTTGGAGGGATGTAAAGGCTTTTAAGGCAGCAACAACGTCATAAAATGCATATTCTTTTACCTTTTGTCATCTGTAAATTAAACAAGCTTACCGGggataaaataatcaaaagcCTGAAGAAATGTGAAATTACCTGTAAAGCATCCATTCTCATTGAATTTTTTAAACACTGATTGAGCTGTATTCATTAAAGTAGAAATTCTTGAATCAAGAACAAAGTCTCTGTTTCCAACTCACCACTTGTGCCTTTTAAAAGATTGTTGGTTAGGATTTGTGTTCATTTAAACCCTGTGCTGTGGTTGTTATTAAACCAGTCATTGCACTCCCTGTAAAGCCTACTAAAGCACTCACCCTGATGTAAAAGTCGCCGTTGTCGTCCCCAGAACGGATGCGAAAAGTGTTGTAAGCCCCCACAGACACGCTGGTGGCCTGGATCTGGAAGACGTCTGAGGGGACCGTGCGCTCTGAGGTGATGCTCATGTAGCGGTGGACCACAGAGAAAGGCAGGTCTCGGCAGACGGGGTTAATGATGGGACACACACAGCGGCTGCTCCCAcacagatagagaacaaccctTGATTAGAGTAAGCGACGCCAGGGAATTCATACATCTGCCAACAGAGGGTGCAGCTTCCCAGTcacaataaaatcttttttttgtgtttttaacatgcgcttaaaattgcatttctaggaatttctttttccaaactgttgtgaatcagaagcagatgaaaaatgacgATGGAAAAAGAGTGTATTTGTCATTTAGACGCTACAAATTAACAGGCTACATGCTCCCCTGCTCTCATCTTTTCCGatgaatccacttgcagacacatagatccatataagtcttcattttcctcgtctgagctggaatctgactctaaactgtacggctggatcgctccaatattgttcgccacttttgttgcagCTGTAATTTTAGTTTGGgggcgtgaggggctgtaagatagcaggagagtgtaaacagatgggtgacgggaagtaggggtgggcttactccgcaccaaaagtccagcccacaacttagaggtaaatttctgatgaactcctgccactttgcagaaactctgccctagaaaatgacacaggtttttggaattATGCTAAAAATGGCGTAATCAGGATTAAAAGTCGACTGGGAATGTTTCTAGAAGTAATCAAACAATGAACGGAGTGGCTCCTTAACCACCTTCATGTTTTTCTGACACGCTTTTCATGCCTAGAAATCGTTAATGTTCAGAACCACCTGCTGCAGTTTGTTCACAGCTGTAATAGTTAGCTTTTTGCGCTGAAACACATAGAAAAGCAAACACTGTAATGTTGGACCCAGACGTGGAAAAAGTAATGGAGGTAATTTTACAGTCTGAGCTGCAGTCAGCATTGGGGCTGATTATACTCTGTGTTGATAGCCAGCACATACTTCAGTAATGAGGAAAAGGTGTGTTTGGGTAAGACGACACGCCACCTCTCACTCACTTGTCAGACACTTGAACGTAGGGGTCCTGGCAGCGATCGTTGTCCACACACTGGTACCGCCCGTGgatgttcacacaggtctgtgtgtctgtgcactGGTGCTCACCTGTTTCACATTCATTTATATCTGCAGAGGACACACAGCTCGTCAGGATGGAACGGGACCTGACAGGACAGCTGCCAGGGCATGAATGCATATTGACCCAGAGCAGCATTCGTGACTCTGTCAGAGCACCAAGGGAGAAATGAAGGCAGGCCAGCATTACCCTGGCAAGTCCTGGTGCCCTGCAGCTGGTATCCCTCTGGACACACACAGGAGAACTTCCCGGGTTCATTAACACACTGGAATTGGCACAAGTAGCTGGAGAAGCTGCACTCGTCGATGTCTGACGGAACACATGGGGAGGTTTTATCAGCTGCACAACAACATGGGGAAAGCGTGGAGCAGGAGAGTGGATTTGTACCATTACAAGTGAAACCGTCCTGGCCGAGCTCGTAGCCCTGATCGCAGCGACACAAAAAAGTGCCGTACGTGTTGTAACATCTCTGGGAGCAAGGGGCGCCCATCTCACACTCATTCACATCTGAAAGGAGGAGGACAGGTACAGCTGAGTGCTCTAGAGCTGCTGACACCTGTCAGTTTCATGCAACATGAATGAACACATTCTACCACAGCAGCATCACTATTtgaattattattgttattattcctgaagattgtttttgtggttaattttttttaactattacaGTGATCCTGGTAGTTTGTCtgcttgttttaaataattatcaGGGTTTTGTCTCTTTTAACCGGTTTAAACCTAACAATGGCCAATGATTCACTAGGAAtcacaagttttattttatttaaaacatttttcagcttcATTCAATGCCTTTATTTATCctgtttaatttaataaatgtaatacCCATCTAAACACTAGGGGGCAGTGTAGTAaataacaaatgaaacaaagacaaatgattAATAAATCCACTTATTGTTAAACAGGAAAGAGCCAAGGTTGAGATGTGTTCAATCCTGTCATGAGAGGAGCAAGGAGCAGTTaactgtttcagaaatgtttaaCATATCCGGCTTTTTCCACACAACATTAAAAGATTCACtaatttttctgaaatgtttctgtcaTAACTGGTCATTAACAATAAGTTTATACATTAGAGGTTATgggtgttttttaattattaaataaatgatgtttttaaacagaaaaacacatttgaggaatattttacatttttaattcattaaaCTTTGGAAATTCCTGTACATGTTAATTCAATATTTAATGGTACAAACCAACCGCAGGgaattttgtgtgtttgtgtgtttgtgtgagcaaCAAAAATTTGGAACAGTCTGgggtttaaacaaaaacattataaaaaatattttaaagtttaaaaatatctataaGCATATGGGCACAATACAAGAAAATATGATACATATAAATActaagatttaaataaatatgtgtttatTAATATTGATGAAAATAATATTGTTATATTATCTTGAGAATAgaatcatagtttttttttcattattatttaggGCGGGGCATCAACAAACTAAGTTTCTGCTTGCTCCTTTTCAAACAtgcttttttattgaaattaataTTGTTGTTGTAATTATTAGTGTTCTTATCCATTaacctgtatttatttatttataatgaaGTTGTTGGATCCAGCCATAATTGTTCATGAAATCCAAttccttggggggggggggggggggctttaaaatatatttaaacatgttaaaacatgtTCTTTCCCAAAAAGGGCAAAATAAAGTGAAGATGtgttaaaataaaggtttgatCACAAAAAAGCTTCTTTGTCTAGCATCAGTCCTGTTTCATTCACTATagcaaaggatttttttctcacCGATGCAGGAGCGGTTGTTTCCCGCCAGCTGGAACCCGGGCTCACACTGACAGGAGAAGGAACCGGGGACATTCACGCAGCGATGCTGGCAGTACCTGTACCTGCACTCATCAATGTCTAAAAAGGgtcagacaaaaataaacctcAAACCTGACATGAGCTTTAAACTCCTCAACTCAAGGATGAAGACCGATCATCTCACCAATGCACTCCATGCCAACCTTCCTGTAACCTCTGGGGCACTGACAGGTGAAGGAACCCAGAGTGTTGATGCACTCCTGGCTGGGCTGGCAGTCGTGTTCATGTCGCACACACTCGTCCACATCTGGGAACATGGGTAAGGAGACATGTGAAATGTGGTTCAGAGGGCTTCATTCAGCGTGACACGGTGACCAGAATGTTCTTCACTTGCACCCAGTAGCTGAGAAAACCATACTGAGTCATGCTTTCTGTAGCGTTCCACATGAGCACCTTGCTGCCTTCTAGCAGGTTTCTAAAAACACAGCAGCTGCTTCGGTGTGAAATTGTCCAGATTCCTGCCCTCCCTGACTGCCTCCCATGGATTTCCATCCACTCCAAGCGTTGGCTACAGCCACCTGTCCCTCACAAAATGCAGCCGctaacaacaaacaacaatcgATCACACACAAGCATGCTTGATCCCTCGTCCTCAGGCCACCTGTCTTGCTCCAGGATAGATAAGCAGACACCCACCCACGCAGCTGTCTCCATGCGACTCGTAGCCCACAGGGCAGGGGTTAAAGGGCACCGTGGGAGCGATGGGGGACTCTGAAGCGGCGATGACCGACGCCGAGCGAGGGAGGCACAGGTAACCCCCATAGTGGTTGAAGCACTTCATTTCCCCTTTGCAGGCATCAGGAATGGTCTCACACTCATTTATGTCTGAGGAGAGATTCAGATGGTCAGCAAAAGGCGACGTTTGTTCAGGGTTAATGATGAGGGCTCTGGAGTGATTGAAGAAGGAGTGCAGCTTTACCTCTGCAGTGGTCAGTTTGAGGGTCCCAGTGATACCCATCTGTGCATTCCTACAGAAACGAATGGAGAGAGCACGTGAGAAAATGATGGAAAGAAAGATGTCAGCAGTCCCTGTGAGCCAAGGTGTTGCATAATATACTCATAATTCATGACAAATCTTCAATAGTGGAGCACGAAAAAAGAAGCAGTGCAGCAGTAGAGAGGGGGACTTGTTTTCTCTGCTCGA contains:
- the efemp2 gene encoding EGF-containing fibulin-like extracellular matrix protein 2 translates to MQAACVSNLCVCICVSVLLHSVLSQLQRETDTYTECTDGYHWDPQTDHCRDINECETIPDACKGEMKCFNHYGGYLCLPRSASVIAASESPIAPTVPFNPCPVGYESHGDSCVDVDECVRHEHDCQPSQECINTLGSFTCQCPRGYRKVGMECIDIDECRYRYCQHRCVNVPGSFSCQCEPGFQLAGNNRSCIDVNECEMGAPCSQRCYNTYGTFLCRCDQGYELGQDGFTCNDIDECSFSSYLCQFQCVNEPGKFSCVCPEGYQLQGTRTCQDINECETGEHQCTDTQTCVNIHGRYQCVDNDRCQDPYVQVSDNRCVCPIINPVCRDLPFSVVHRYMSITSERTVPSDVFQIQATSVSVGAYNTFRIRSGDDNGDFYIRQINNLSAMLVLARSVSGPREYTLDLEMVSINPLLNYQGSHQSSSVLRLSIYVGQHAF